A section of the Saliniramus fredricksonii genome encodes:
- a CDS encoding peptidoglycan D,D-transpeptidase FtsI family protein, which translates to MSSPDRDQSESEALAEGEPPGGLFGGFIAGLRELFRLRGDKGRARIGLAAFAFTILFAALSGRLVQLGIAADDEEAMRRASVSSLGTARPDIVDRNGEILATDVMSYSVFAEPRNIIDPDEATELLTTVFHDLDSRRLREQLSTDRGFIYVKREISPRQRAEVHRLGIPGVGFLPEHKRVYPNGFAAAHVLGYANIDNEGIAGIEKWVDGQGLQDLEGVGLLKSAADLRAVELSLDLRVQHAMRDELLKAMEAFSAIAAAGLVLDVRTGEVVALVSLPDFDPNNPVEAQEADNINRINVGVYEMGSTLKALTVAMALESGEFDINSTFDARAPLQFGRQRIRDYRGQDRILNVPEVFVHSSNIGTARMALELGVEHHREFLRRTGQLERLETELPENAAPLVPRRWTEINTATIAFGHGLAVAPLQAAMATAALVNGGMMIPPTFIKRSEEEARRDATRVISEETSEAMRYVMRLNAERGSAGNSAIAGFYVGGKTGSAQKVVDGRYVEGVLLTTFFAVAPADDPRYLFLTILDEPKATPDTHGFNTAGWNAAPTAGNIIKRTAHLLDIPPRFNPPEQPFPLMTRLGAWGTQ; encoded by the coding sequence GTGTCCAGTCCCGATCGTGACCAGAGCGAATCCGAGGCGCTTGCCGAGGGCGAGCCGCCGGGTGGCCTGTTCGGCGGGTTCATTGCCGGATTGCGGGAACTGTTTCGCCTGCGCGGCGACAAGGGGCGTGCCCGGATCGGCCTTGCCGCTTTCGCATTCACCATCCTCTTCGCAGCCTTGTCCGGCAGGCTGGTCCAGCTCGGAATTGCAGCCGACGATGAGGAGGCGATGCGGCGCGCATCCGTTTCGTCTCTCGGCACGGCACGGCCGGATATCGTTGATCGCAACGGCGAGATTCTGGCGACCGACGTGATGAGCTATTCGGTCTTCGCCGAGCCGCGCAACATCATTGATCCCGACGAAGCCACCGAGCTCCTCACCACTGTCTTCCACGATCTCGATTCACGGCGCCTGCGCGAACAGCTGAGCACCGATCGTGGCTTCATTTACGTGAAGCGCGAGATCTCGCCGCGTCAGCGTGCCGAAGTTCACCGGCTCGGCATTCCCGGTGTCGGCTTCCTCCCCGAGCACAAACGCGTCTATCCCAACGGATTCGCGGCGGCGCATGTTCTGGGCTATGCGAATATTGACAATGAGGGCATTGCCGGCATCGAGAAATGGGTCGACGGCCAGGGTCTGCAGGATCTCGAAGGTGTCGGCCTGTTGAAGAGTGCGGCTGATCTCCGGGCTGTCGAGCTCTCGCTCGATCTGCGTGTGCAGCACGCCATGCGCGACGAGCTCCTGAAGGCCATGGAGGCGTTCAGTGCCATCGCGGCGGCAGGGCTGGTGCTCGATGTGCGCACTGGTGAGGTGGTCGCGCTGGTTTCGCTTCCCGATTTCGACCCGAACAACCCGGTCGAGGCGCAGGAAGCGGACAATATCAACCGCATCAATGTCGGCGTCTACGAGATGGGGTCGACCCTGAAGGCGCTGACGGTCGCCATGGCCCTCGAATCCGGCGAGTTCGACATCAATTCGACCTTCGATGCCCGCGCTCCACTGCAATTCGGACGTCAGCGGATTCGCGATTATCGCGGCCAGGACCGTATTCTGAACGTTCCGGAAGTCTTCGTGCATTCTTCCAATATCGGGACGGCGCGCATGGCGCTGGAGCTGGGGGTGGAGCATCACCGCGAATTCCTGCGCCGCACCGGCCAGCTGGAGCGGCTGGAGACGGAGCTTCCCGAAAACGCCGCGCCGCTGGTGCCGCGCCGTTGGACCGAGATCAACACCGCGACGATCGCCTTCGGGCACGGGCTCGCGGTGGCGCCGCTCCAGGCGGCCATGGCGACGGCGGCGCTGGTGAATGGCGGCATGATGATCCCGCCGACCTTCATCAAGCGCTCCGAAGAGGAAGCGCGCCGCGACGCCACCCGGGTGATCAGCGAGGAGACCAGCGAGGCGATGCGCTATGTCATGCGCCTCAATGCCGAACGCGGCTCCGCCGGCAATTCGGCGATCGCGGGATTTTACGTCGGCGGCAAGACGGGCAGCGCCCAGAAGGTGGTGGACGGGCGCTATGTCGAGGGGGTTCTGCTGACGACCTTCTTCGCCGTCGCGCCAGCGGACGACCCGCGTTACCTCTTCCTCACCATTCTGGACGAGCCCAAGGCGACGCCGGACACGCACGGCTTCAACACGGCGGGCTGGAATGCGGCGCCGACGGCGGGCAACATCATCAAGCGCACGGCGCACTTGCTCGATATCCCGCCGCGGTTTAACCCTCCCGAGCAACCTTTCCCGTTGATGACCCGGCTGGGGGCCTGGGGTACGCAATGA
- a CDS encoding IS110 family transposase has translation MGEISIVGVDLAKQVLQVHGATADGQVLFRKKLSRAQFAKFMASLPPCVVAMEACATAHYWGRELSRLGHEVRLIPPIYVKPFVKRQKNDAADAEAVAEAAQRPTMRTVAVKTADQQARAMLFRTRDLLVGQRTRLVNALRGHLAEHGIIIGQGVGNIARFAACLDQDTLPDLVRDLGRLYLDQIAQISDEIGKLDKRITTAARENSTARRLQTMPGIGPVCAMAIASFAPAMREFRRSRDFAAWLGLVPRQHSSGGKQKLGRTSKMGQRDIRRLLIIGAMSVVHWRGRHGGRPGSWLSRMLARKPRKLVAIALANKMARMIWAMLAGETDYRDPTGAIC, from the coding sequence ATGGGTGAGATTAGCATCGTTGGCGTCGACCTGGCAAAGCAGGTTCTCCAGGTTCATGGGGCAACGGCTGATGGACAGGTGCTGTTCCGCAAGAAGCTGTCACGGGCGCAGTTTGCGAAGTTCATGGCGTCGCTGCCGCCTTGTGTGGTGGCGATGGAGGCATGCGCAACGGCGCACTATTGGGGTCGTGAGCTCTCCCGTCTGGGTCATGAAGTGCGGCTGATCCCGCCCATTTACGTGAAGCCCTTCGTCAAGCGGCAAAAAAACGATGCCGCTGATGCTGAGGCCGTGGCGGAAGCAGCACAGCGTCCGACCATGCGTACCGTTGCGGTGAAGACCGCGGACCAACAAGCCCGGGCGATGCTGTTCCGCACCCGGGACCTGCTGGTCGGCCAGCGAACCCGTCTGGTGAATGCACTACGCGGGCATCTTGCTGAGCACGGCATCATCATCGGTCAAGGCGTTGGGAATATCGCTCGCTTTGCTGCCTGTCTCGATCAGGACACGCTTCCGGACCTGGTTCGCGATCTCGGGCGGCTTTACCTCGATCAGATTGCTCAGATCAGCGACGAGATCGGCAAGCTGGACAAGCGGATCACAACTGCAGCCAGGGAAAACAGCACAGCACGCCGGCTGCAGACCATGCCGGGAATCGGCCCGGTCTGCGCCATGGCGATTGCATCCTTTGCACCGGCGATGCGGGAATTCCGCCGTAGTCGCGATTTTGCAGCGTGGCTTGGCCTCGTTCCACGACAGCACTCCTCCGGTGGCAAGCAGAAGCTTGGCCGCACTTCCAAGATGGGTCAGCGCGATATTCGACGCCTGCTGATCATCGGCGCCATGTCTGTCGTGCATTGGAGGGGCCGGCACGGTGGCCGACCGGGATCGTGGTTATCGCGCATGCTCGCACGCAAACCACGCAAACTGGTCGCCATCGCACTGGCGAACAAAATGGCGCGTATGATCTGGGCCATGCTCGC
- the mraY gene encoding phospho-N-acetylmuramoyl-pentapeptide-transferase, which yields MLTWLADFAAYVNVLNVLRYITFRTGMATATAFLFVIWFGPAIIATLRLRQGHGQPIRDDGPESHLLTKRGTPTMGGLMILAGLLVSTLLWADLANAYVWVVLLVTLGFGAIGFYDDYLKVTKQSHKGFSGKYRLSIEAAIAAIACIAIAQIAAPPLSNSLALPFLKDVLIDLGWFFIVFGALVIVGAGNAVNLTDGLDGLAIVPVMIAAGTFGFIAYLVGNAIFANYLQIHFVPGTGELAVICGALIGAGLGFLWFNAPPAQVFMGDTGSLALGGMLGTIAVATKHEIVLAIVGGLFVLEASSVIIQVASYKLTGKRVFKMAPIHHHFEKLGWTEPQIVIRFWIIAVVLAMIGLATLKLR from the coding sequence ATGCTGACCTGGCTTGCGGATTTTGCCGCTTATGTGAATGTTCTCAACGTCTTGCGCTATATCACCTTCCGCACCGGGATGGCGACGGCGACGGCGTTTCTGTTCGTGATCTGGTTCGGCCCGGCCATCATCGCCACCCTGCGCCTGAGGCAGGGGCATGGTCAGCCGATCCGCGATGACGGGCCGGAATCACATCTGCTGACCAAGCGCGGCACGCCGACCATGGGCGGCTTGATGATTCTCGCCGGGTTGCTGGTCTCAACCCTGCTCTGGGCCGATCTCGCCAATGCCTATGTCTGGGTGGTGCTGCTGGTCACGCTGGGCTTTGGCGCGATCGGCTTCTATGACGATTACCTCAAGGTCACCAAGCAATCGCACAAGGGCTTTTCCGGCAAGTACCGGCTTTCGATCGAGGCTGCGATCGCCGCGATCGCCTGCATTGCGATCGCGCAGATTGCCGCGCCACCGCTCTCCAACAGCCTGGCCCTGCCCTTCCTGAAGGATGTGTTGATCGATCTCGGCTGGTTCTTCATCGTCTTCGGCGCGCTGGTGATCGTGGGCGCAGGCAATGCCGTCAATCTGACCGATGGTCTTGACGGGCTGGCCATCGTGCCGGTGATGATCGCCGCAGGAACCTTCGGCTTCATCGCCTATCTCGTGGGTAATGCGATCTTCGCCAATTATCTGCAGATCCATTTCGTGCCCGGTACCGGCGAGCTCGCCGTCATCTGCGGAGCGCTGATCGGTGCCGGGCTCGGGTTCCTCTGGTTCAACGCCCCGCCCGCCCAGGTCTTCATGGGCGATACCGGTTCGCTGGCGCTCGGCGGCATGCTCGGCACCATTGCGGTGGCGACGAAGCACGAGATCGTGCTCGCCATCGTCGGCGGCCTGTTCGTGCTGGAGGCTTCCTCGGTGATCATCCAGGTCGCTTCCTACAAGCTCACGGGCAAACGCGTCTTCAAGATGGCGCCGATCCACCACCATTTCGAGAAGCTGGGCTGGACCGAGCCGCAGATCGTGATCCGCTTCTGGATCATCGCCGTGGTGCTCGCGATGATCGGGCTGGCGACGCTGAAGCTGAGATGA
- the rsmH gene encoding 16S rRNA (cytosine(1402)-N(4))-methyltransferase RsmH, whose translation MSGRGEGDNPAAGGPAPHVPVLLEEVLTALRAREGGIFLDGTFGAGGYARAILDAHPDNRVIGIDRDPSAIAAGQEMVAASGGRLQLVAGRFGDCVQIARETGTCGMLDGIVLDIGVSSMQLDQAARGFSFRLDGPLDMRMEGQGESAADLVNGADESLLADIIYHYGEERRARAIARAIIERRRRAPFETTRDLAELVSGLVRAEPNGPHPATRTFQALRIAVNDELGELARALHGAEAALAPGGRLVVVTFHSLEDRIVKQYLAQRAGRGGGFSRHVPVAGPGPQPSFRLVTKGPVKPGTAENAANPRARSAKLRAGERLDAPAQPESDTITTLASLPRTAREKGRR comes from the coding sequence ATGAGTGGTCGCGGTGAAGGAGACAATCCTGCCGCTGGCGGACCGGCCCCTCATGTTCCCGTGCTTCTGGAGGAGGTGCTGACGGCGCTGAGAGCCCGCGAGGGCGGTATCTTCCTCGACGGCACGTTCGGCGCCGGGGGGTATGCGCGCGCCATTCTCGACGCGCATCCCGATAACCGTGTCATCGGCATCGACCGCGACCCGTCCGCCATCGCGGCGGGGCAGGAAATGGTTGCCGCATCGGGCGGGCGGCTGCAACTTGTCGCGGGGCGCTTCGGCGATTGTGTCCAGATTGCCCGCGAGACGGGGACATGCGGTATGCTGGATGGCATCGTGCTCGATATCGGCGTCTCCTCGATGCAGCTCGACCAGGCCGCGCGCGGCTTCTCCTTCCGGCTCGACGGCCCCCTCGACATGCGCATGGAGGGGCAGGGCGAAAGCGCGGCCGATCTCGTGAACGGGGCTGACGAATCGCTTCTGGCCGACATCATCTATCATTACGGCGAAGAGCGTCGCGCCCGCGCCATCGCCCGCGCCATCATCGAGCGCCGGCGCCGCGCCCCCTTCGAGACCACCCGCGATCTTGCCGAGCTCGTCTCCGGCCTCGTGCGTGCCGAGCCCAATGGCCCGCATCCGGCGACCCGGACCTTCCAGGCCCTGCGCATCGCGGTGAATGACGAACTCGGCGAACTCGCCCGGGCGCTGCACGGCGCCGAAGCGGCGCTCGCGCCCGGCGGGCGGCTCGTCGTCGTGACCTTCCATTCGCTGGAAGACCGTATCGTCAAGCAATATCTGGCCCAGCGTGCCGGGCGCGGCGGCGGTTTCTCGCGGCATGTTCCCGTTGCCGGCCCCGGCCCGCAACCGAGCTTCCGCCTCGTGACCAAGGGGCCGGTGAAGCCCGGTACGGCGGAGAACGCGGCCAATCCGCGTGCGCGATCGGCCAAGCTGCGCGCGGGCGAGCGGCTCGATGCGCCGGCCCAGCCGGAATCGGATACGATCACCACCCTTGCCAGCCTGCCGCGCACGGCGCGAGAAAAGGGGCGGCGATGA
- a CDS encoding UDP-N-acetylmuramoyl-L-alanyl-D-glutamate--2,6-diaminopimelate ligase, which translates to MKEKSRRLADLLGPAGDAFDALEITGLTPDSRVVAPGFAFFAIPGVIADGARFVPQALARGARAIVAAGPRPDDLAHDIAWRRVANPRLALARAACAFYPRQPERIVAVTGTAGKSSVADFVRQIRLALGDAAASLGTLGVVTGQGAEYGALTTPDPVGLHRMLQDLTDRGITDLALEASSHGLDQHRLDGVRLAAAAFTNLGRDHLDYHPTMDAYLAAKMRLFDSLLPIGAPAIVNTDGDYAREAMTAIRAAGHLPLTVGTAGDFIRLERHETQGFAQGVGLVHAGRRHDLAIPLIGTFQIENALVAAALVIATGGDPERVFAALAQLTGVSGRLERVGEVNGGLCVVDYAHKPDALAHALDALRPFARGRLICIFGCGGDRDPGKRAIMGRIATARADHVIITDDNPRSEDPTLIRAAIRSEAPDAQEIGDRGAAIRAGVAMLGEGDVLVVAGKGHETGQIVGEQVLPFSDQETIRQAIAANLS; encoded by the coding sequence ATGAAAGAGAAATCACGCCGCCTCGCCGATCTCCTCGGCCCGGCGGGCGACGCTTTCGACGCCCTGGAGATCACCGGCCTGACCCCCGACAGCCGCGTCGTGGCGCCCGGTTTCGCCTTCTTCGCCATACCCGGCGTGATTGCGGATGGCGCGCGTTTCGTGCCGCAGGCGCTGGCGCGGGGCGCGCGGGCGATCGTGGCGGCGGGGCCGCGTCCGGATGATCTTGCCCATGACATCGCCTGGCGCCGCGTCGCCAATCCGCGCCTCGCGCTGGCGCGTGCCGCCTGCGCCTTCTATCCGCGCCAGCCGGAGCGGATCGTGGCGGTGACGGGGACGGCGGGGAAGTCTTCGGTGGCGGATTTCGTGCGCCAGATCAGGCTTGCCCTCGGCGATGCGGCGGCGAGCCTGGGCACGCTCGGCGTTGTGACGGGGCAGGGGGCCGAGTATGGCGCGCTGACCACGCCCGATCCCGTCGGCCTGCATCGCATGCTCCAGGATCTCACGGATCGCGGCATTACCGATCTTGCCCTGGAGGCCTCCTCGCACGGGCTCGACCAGCACCGCCTTGACGGCGTGCGGCTCGCCGCCGCCGCCTTCACAAATCTCGGGCGCGACCACCTCGACTATCATCCCACGATGGACGCCTATCTCGCGGCCAAGATGCGCCTGTTCGACAGCCTCTTGCCGATCGGCGCGCCGGCCATCGTCAATACGGATGGCGATTACGCCCGCGAGGCGATGACCGCCATCCGCGCCGCTGGCCACCTCCCGCTCACGGTGGGCACTGCGGGTGATTTCATCCGGCTCGAGCGGCATGAGACGCAAGGCTTCGCGCAGGGCGTGGGTCTCGTCCATGCGGGGCGGCGCCATGATCTGGCGATCCCGCTGATCGGGACTTTCCAGATCGAGAACGCCCTCGTCGCCGCCGCCCTCGTCATCGCCACGGGCGGCGATCCTGAACGCGTCTTCGCGGCGCTTGCGCAGCTCACCGGCGTCAGCGGGCGGCTGGAACGGGTAGGGGAGGTCAATGGCGGGCTCTGCGTCGTCGATTACGCCCACAAGCCCGATGCGCTGGCCCATGCGCTCGACGCCTTGCGTCCCTTCGCGCGCGGGCGGCTGATCTGCATCTTCGGCTGCGGCGGTGATCGCGATCCCGGCAAGCGCGCGATCATGGGGCGGATCGCGACCGCACGCGCCGATCATGTCATCATCACCGATGACAATCCCCGCAGCGAGGACCCGACGCTGATCCGCGCCGCCATTCGCAGCGAGGCGCCGGATGCGCAAGAGATCGGTGATCGCGGCGCGGCGATCCGGGCGGGCGTCGCCATGCTTGGCGAAGGCGACGTGCTCGTGGTGGCCGGGAAGGGTCATGAAACGGGCCAGATCGTGGGCGAACAGGTCTTGCCGTTTTCCGATCAGGAGACCATCCGGCAGGCCATTGCCGCAAACCTTTCATAG
- the murD gene encoding UDP-N-acetylmuramoyl-L-alanine--D-glutamate ligase — MTPSTVFAGRDVALFGLGGSGLATARALIAGGARVHAFDDNAERVEAVRAQGVPITDLREADFAGFAALILSPGVPLTHPVPHWSVTKAQAAGVEIIGDIELFCRERAKLAPDAPFIAITGTNGKSTTTALIAHILRETGRDVQMGGNIGAAILSLEPPADARFHVVEISSYQIDLTPSLAPTIGLLLNLSPDHIDRHGSMEHYADVKERLVAKAKLALIGRDDEHCEDIGRRLSQLEGADVYPVSATRELPWGYFVHDGLVLARNAGEDVETALALGDLEGISTLRGAHNAQNTAFACAACWHAGVSTPAIAQALPSFPGLPHRMEEVPGPEGLTFINDSKATNAESTARALASFDRVWWILGGKPKEGGIDSLAEYFPRVARAYLIGEASDAFAQTLEGRVPYERCGTLEKAVARAAADAQASADEAPVILFSPACASFDQFRSFEHRGDVFREVVKKIPGC, encoded by the coding sequence ATGACCCCCTCGACCGTCTTCGCCGGGCGCGACGTCGCCCTGTTCGGCCTCGGCGGATCGGGGCTCGCCACCGCCCGCGCGCTGATCGCCGGCGGCGCGCGGGTGCACGCTTTCGACGACAATGCCGAGCGGGTCGAGGCCGTGCGGGCGCAAGGCGTCCCGATCACGGATCTGCGCGAGGCGGATTTTGCGGGTTTTGCCGCGCTGATACTCTCGCCCGGCGTGCCGCTTACCCATCCCGTGCCGCATTGGAGCGTCACGAAGGCGCAGGCGGCGGGGGTCGAGATCATCGGCGATATCGAGCTGTTCTGCCGCGAGCGGGCGAAGCTGGCGCCGGATGCGCCCTTCATCGCGATTACCGGCACCAACGGCAAATCCACCACCACGGCGCTGATCGCCCATATCCTGCGCGAGACGGGCCGCGACGTGCAGATGGGCGGCAATATCGGCGCGGCGATCCTCTCGCTGGAGCCGCCGGCGGATGCGCGCTTCCACGTGGTCGAGATCTCCTCCTACCAGATCGATCTGACGCCCTCTCTCGCCCCGACGATCGGTCTGCTGCTCAATCTCTCGCCGGACCATATCGACCGCCACGGCTCCATGGAGCACTACGCGGACGTGAAGGAGCGGCTCGTCGCAAAGGCGAAGCTCGCCCTGATCGGGCGTGACGACGAACATTGCGAGGATATCGGGCGCCGACTGTCGCAGCTGGAGGGCGCGGATGTCTATCCCGTATCCGCCACGCGCGAACTGCCCTGGGGCTATTTCGTGCATGACGGGCTGGTTCTCGCGCGCAATGCCGGCGAGGATGTCGAGACGGCGCTGGCTCTGGGCGATCTCGAGGGGATATCGACGCTGCGCGGGGCGCATAACGCGCAGAACACGGCCTTCGCCTGCGCCGCCTGCTGGCATGCGGGGGTGAGCACGCCTGCGATCGCGCAGGCGCTGCCGTCCTTCCCCGGCCTGCCGCATCGCATGGAAGAGGTGCCGGGGCCGGAAGGGCTGACCTTCATCAACGATTCCAAGGCGACCAACGCGGAATCCACCGCCCGCGCGCTGGCTTCGTTCGACCGCGTCTGGTGGATCCTCGGCGGCAAGCCGAAGGAAGGCGGCATTGACAGTCTTGCGGAATATTTCCCGCGGGTCGCCCGCGCCTATCTGATTGGCGAGGCGAGCGACGCCTTCGCGCAGACGCTGGAGGGCCGCGTGCCCTATGAGCGCTGTGGTACCCTCGAGAAAGCGGTGGCCCGCGCTGCGGCCGATGCGCAGGCGAGCGCGGATGAGGCGCCGGTCATTCTTTTCTCTCCAGCCTGCGCATCATTCGACCAGTTCCGGAGTTTCGAGCACCGGGGGGATGTGTTCCGGGAGGTGGTCAAAAAAATCCCTGGCTGCTAG
- a CDS encoding UDP-N-acetylmuramoylalanyl-D-glutamyl-2,6-diaminopimelate--D-alanyl-D-alanine ligase codes for MMNAQSMPLWTGEEACAAMQARSIGPLPARIEGISIDTRSLKPGDLFFAITGDARDGHDFVVQALEKGAAAAVIARDRAEALATACESLPGALFVVPDTLTAMEDLGRAARARSDARIIAITGSVGKTGSKEAMRLLLSRSGRTHASAASYNNHWGVPLTLARMPRDTQYGVFEIGMNHAGEIAPLARMVRPDVAIVTTVEAVHIEHFHSVSGIADAKGEIFLGLEPGGVAVINRDNPHFERLRAHALASDAGRVVCFGESEGADVRALRIIAKQDMTIVDARVFETPLTYRVGMVGRHVAINSLGLVAAIHALGLDLALAALALGDLTPPTGRGARDLLAFNGGELLLVDESYNANPASMRAALETLGQTEIGFRGRRIAVLGDMLELGDSGPAAHGELAHSVIGNGVDLVFAAGPLMKNLMAALPPERRGGYANLATGLEGVVVAALRAGDVVMVKGSRGIRMERIVEAVKKRAGTGSALAQEG; via the coding sequence ATGATGAATGCCCAATCGATGCCGCTATGGACAGGCGAGGAAGCGTGCGCGGCGATGCAGGCGCGCAGCATCGGTCCGCTGCCTGCGCGCATCGAGGGTATCTCCATCGACACGCGCAGCCTGAAACCGGGTGATCTGTTCTTCGCCATCACCGGTGACGCGCGCGACGGACATGACTTCGTGGTCCAGGCCCTGGAGAAAGGCGCTGCTGCCGCCGTGATCGCGCGCGACAGGGCCGAGGCGCTGGCTACCGCCTGCGAGAGCCTTCCCGGCGCGCTCTTCGTCGTGCCCGATACGCTCACCGCGATGGAGGATCTCGGGCGGGCGGCGCGGGCGCGCTCGGATGCGCGGATCATCGCCATTACCGGCTCCGTCGGCAAGACCGGCTCGAAGGAGGCAATGCGGCTGCTGCTGTCGCGCTCGGGCAGGACGCATGCCTCTGCGGCTTCCTACAACAACCATTGGGGTGTGCCCCTGACGCTGGCGCGCATGCCGCGTGATACGCAATACGGCGTGTTCGAGATCGGCATGAACCATGCCGGCGAGATCGCCCCGCTGGCGCGCATGGTGCGCCCGGATGTGGCCATCGTGACGACCGTGGAGGCGGTGCATATCGAGCATTTTCATTCCGTCTCGGGCATCGCCGACGCCAAGGGCGAGATCTTCCTCGGGCTGGAACCGGGCGGTGTCGCCGTGATCAACCGCGACAATCCGCATTTCGAGCGCCTGCGCGCGCATGCGCTCGCCTCCGATGCCGGGCGCGTCGTCTGTTTCGGCGAGAGCGAGGGGGCGGATGTGCGTGCCTTGCGCATCATCGCGAAGCAGGACATGACCATCGTTGATGCCCGTGTCTTCGAGACGCCGTTGACCTATCGCGTCGGCATGGTCGGGCGGCATGTGGCGATCAATTCGCTCGGCCTCGTCGCGGCGATTCACGCGCTGGGGCTCGATCTGGCGCTCGCGGCCCTGGCACTGGGCGATCTGACGCCGCCGACGGGGCGCGGGGCGCGTGACCTTCTTGCGTTCAATGGCGGTGAGCTCCTGCTCGTTGATGAGAGCTACAACGCCAATCCGGCCTCGATGCGCGCCGCGCTGGAAACGCTCGGCCAGACCGAGATCGGCTTTCGCGGGCGGCGCATCGCCGTGCTCGGGGACATGCTGGAACTGGGCGATTCCGGCCCCGCCGCGCATGGCGAACTCGCGCATTCCGTGATCGGGAACGGGGTCGATCTCGTCTTCGCGGCGGGGCCCCTGATGAAAAATCTGATGGCGGCCCTTCCCCCGGAGCGCCGTGGCGGCTACGCCAACCTTGCGACCGGGCTCGAAGGGGTGGTGGTCGCCGCCCTGCGCGCCGGGGATGTCGTGATGGTCAAGGGATCGCGCGGCATCCGCATGGAGCGCATCGTCGAGGCGGTGAAGAAACGCGCGGGCACAGGCAGTGCGCTCGCGCAAGAGGGATAG
- the ftsL gene encoding cell division protein FtsL has translation MIRLSHVVAIAALIGSAGYAYTIKYESIVQAEQLARLQADVDRERAAIAVLRAEWTLLNRPDRVQALAERHLDDIVEMDPRRITRFSDLPERGERDDGIALKLEALGLAEPTATPGRTARPAVSTPTTTGSTR, from the coding sequence ATGATCCGTCTGAGCCATGTCGTGGCGATTGCGGCGCTGATCGGATCGGCGGGTTATGCCTATACGATCAAGTATGAATCGATCGTCCAGGCCGAGCAGCTCGCGCGCCTGCAGGCCGATGTCGACCGCGAGCGTGCGGCCATCGCGGTACTGCGCGCGGAATGGACCCTGCTCAACCGGCCCGACCGGGTACAGGCGCTGGCCGAGCGCCATCTCGACGATATCGTCGAGATGGATCCGCGCCGCATCACCCGCTTCTCGGACCTGCCTGAGCGCGGTGAACGCGATGACGGGATCGCCCTCAAGCTCGAGGCGCTCGGTCTCGCCGAGCCCACCGCAACGCCCGGCCGGACAGCGCGCCCTGCGGTCTCCACTCCCACCACCACCGGTTCGACGAGGTGA
- the mraZ gene encoding division/cell wall cluster transcriptional repressor MraZ, whose product MNRFVSNFTNRLDSKGRVSIPATFRAVLARDGFEGLYVHPALDAPALDAGGNALLGAIDALLSGLSPYSDEHDQLSTALFGTSEILRIDAEGRVVLTDMVKNHAGISDHVTFVGLGRKFQIWEPERFRAHLDTARAKVRALKQGIGAPMTGAAIAQPASPEVRES is encoded by the coding sequence ATGAACCGCTTCGTGTCCAATTTTACCAACCGATTGGACTCGAAGGGTCGCGTATCGATCCCCGCGACCTTTCGTGCCGTGCTCGCGCGGGATGGATTCGAGGGGCTCTACGTGCATCCGGCGCTGGATGCACCGGCGCTCGATGCCGGGGGCAACGCGCTTCTGGGGGCGATCGACGCGCTGCTGTCGGGGCTGTCGCCCTATTCGGACGAGCACGACCAGCTCTCCACCGCCCTGTTCGGAACCAGCGAAATTCTCAGGATCGATGCGGAGGGCCGCGTGGTCCTGACGGATATGGTCAAGAACCATGCCGGGATCAGCGACCACGTGACCTTCGTGGGGCTCGGCCGGAAATTCCAGATCTGGGAGCCGGAACGCTTTCGCGCGCATCTGGATACGGCGCGCGCGAAGGTGCGCGCCCTCAAGCAGGGCATCGGCGCGCCGATGACGGGCGCAGCCATTGCGCAGCCAGCTTCGCCGGAGGTGCGGGAATCATGA